The sequence CGCAGAGCAACTGGTATTTCTATTGGCGTACTGAAGTAAGGCAGGGCAGATTCCATAAGACGGATCTTTCTTATATTTTTCTGCATGTATACGAACTTATCAATGGAGTGGGCTGGGAAGAGCCTACGGATGGTTATAGGCAGCTATGCCAATTATGGGAAGCTTATCGCGATAAATACAAACGGCTGGATCAATATCTTGGCGGTTGGATCGCTGATTTCTCCTTTGTCCATAAGCTCGATGTTCCGCTTTCAGTAATCGTTGCCCGTTCACGCGGACTTGCCGGAGATCTAGCTGAGCTTGAATTAATGCGTTGTCTGTCTTCTGCTCCTGAGCAGCTGTCCTTTGCCGTATTAACAGCTATGTCGGATTATGATATTAGCAAGTCCAAATTCTACATGGGCGAGGGTAAAGAAGCTGCTGAATTATATATTCCGCAGGTTATTGCCTTGATCGACGCTTACGTAACGCGAAAACACGGATCGAATCTGCTCGAAATGTTTCCGCCTGCCCCCCCAGTGCTGCGCGAACGTTTTTTATTCCGCAGTGCGGTATATGACATTTCATTATATGGGTATTCTGTGCTTGTACCCGTTGTACGCATCAGTAAATCCGTACCGCTACGCAGTCTCATTACACGCCTGTTCCGCCTAACTGAGAATAAGCTGCGGGAACTGCTGGGATATAGGGGAAGACTTAAAGGGATTAATGTAGACGACGATATGTCCAGTCTGGTGACACGCTTTCTGCAGCGGGAGTTCCATAAGCTCAAGCAGGAGGAGGCAGGTCCGGTGGTCGTAATTGATCAGGGTAAGCTGGAACGTCTCCAGACCGACTCTGAGATTGTTCGAACGTTGCTTACCGTTAATGATAAGGATATTATTTCTGAGACCGATGAGTCTGCTGTAAGTTCTACTGCGAGTGATGCTCCTATCACTGACCTCGAAGAGGAACCGCACGATAAAGAACCTGTATTTGAGCCCGTTGCAGAAACCGACCCTGCCAGTACTCCAGCAGGTGCTGTTACAGAATGGGAGCAATTTACGGCTGCGCTCAGTCCGCTGCAGCGGGAAGCCTTGCTGACCCTGAAGAGTGATAATGGATTGATGACGATACAGCAGTTGGCTGCTGAGAGCGGAACTATGCCGGAGCTGCTGATCGATGAGATAAATGAACTTGCCATGGACAATCTCGGTGACCTGCTAATCGACGGGGAAGAGATTGCCGAGGAATTTGTGCCTATGCTTGTATATATTAAGAGGTGACCGACTACGATGAATGAATTGAAAATACCAAAACGAATGACAACAGCAATCGTTAACTCGCTGACCGCCGGTGTAGTCCCGCGAATTGGACTGGAGCATATAGCTGTTGGACGCCGCCCTGAGGTAGAAGCCATCTTAAGAGATATGGACAATATCGCCGAAGGCGGAGCCGCCTTCAAGTTGATTACCGGCAAATTTGGCAGTGGTAAAAGCTTTCTTTTGCAGATTATCCGTAACTATGCCATGGATCGGGACTTTGTAGTTGCGGATGCTGATCTTTCGCCGGAACGGCGGCTGGTGGGGACAAAGGGGCAAGGACTCTCTACATATCGAGAGCTAATGAGCCATTTATCCACCCGAACACGTCCGGACGGTGGGGCGCTGGAGATCATCCTGCAGAAATGGATTTTCTCGCTGCAGCAGGCTGTTATGCAAGAACAGGGATATAGTCCTGATGCGCCACAGTTAGGTGAAGAGGTAGAGAAGCGGATATATGCGGTAACCTCCGAGATGCGGGGACTAGTGCACGGGTTTGATTTTGCCAAAGTGCTGGCTTCATACTGGAATGCCCACAAGCTGGCTGATGACGAACTGAAGCAGGATGCGCTACGCTGGCTGCGCGGTGAATTCGCCACCCGTACCGAAGCGCGGAAAGCACTGGGTGTAGGTGTTATTATCGACGACGATAACTGGTATGAGTATATGAAGCTGTGGGCCGAATTCACGGCTGCCATCGGCTATAAAGGGTTGCTGTTGTTTATTGATGAGGGTGTTAATCTATATAAAATCACTAACAGCATCTCACGTCAGAGCAACTATGAGAAGCTGCTCACCATGTTTAATGATACGATGCAAGGCAAGGCCGAGAGTCTGGGGATTTTTCTAGGGGGAACTCCACAATTCGTAGAAGATTCACGGCGTGGGTTGTTCAGCTATGAGGCACTGCGATCCAGATTAGTAGCGGGCCGTTATGGCGGAACGAGCATGAATAATTTCACTGGGCCTATTATTGCGCTGGATATGCTTTCACATGAAGAAATTCTGGTGCTGCTTACTAAGCTAAGAGATATTCATGCCCTGCATTATGGATATGTTGCCTTGCTGAGTCAGGAACAGCTGGTGCATTTTATGGAGGAGGCTGTGGGGAGATTGGGTGCGGACGAACTGCTTACTCCGCGAGAGATCGTGCGGGATTTCATGGATCTGCTGCATACTCTGCGCCAGCATCCGGAAATCTCTTTCGAGAAGCTTGTTGGCGAACGAACCTCAACTCCCGCCGATGCTGAACAAAGTGAGCTGGACGGGTTTCTGGCGGAGTTTGAATTATGAGCGACAATCCATTTTATCGGCTGGCTCCTTTCATTAAGGAGTTTATATATAAGAACCGTTGGGAGACATTGCGTGAGGCACAGGTCGATGCCTGCCGTGTGCTGTTCGACACACCACATCATCTACTGATTGCCTCTGGCACGGCTTCGGGGAAGACAGAAGCGGCATTCTTCCCCGCGCTTACCGAGCTCTATGAACGGCCTTCTACCTCTGTCGGGATACTCTATATCGCTCCACTTAAAGCGCTGATCAATGATCAATTTACACGACTAAATGATTTGCTTCGTGAAGGCAATATTCCGGTCTGGCATTGGCATGGGGATGTGCCACAGGCGGATAAGACAAAGCTGATGCAGAATCCCTCCGGAGTTTTACAGATCACACCGGAATCTTTGGAAGGCTTATTGATGAACCGTCCGAATGCCATTCCGGCCTTGTTCCAGGATTTACGATTCATCGTAGTCGATGAGGTACATGCGTTCATGGGAGCGGATCGCGGGATACAGGTACTCAGCCAACTGGCGAGAATTTCACGGATGGCCGGTTGCACTCCGCGCAGAATCGGACTTTCCGCTACCCTAAGTGATTACGCTTCAGTGACAGAGTGGCTGAGAGCAGGAACGAGAGAAAGTGTAGAAGTATCTGCTCCGCAAGGCGGTCGGAAGCTGCGGCTGAGCGTGGAGCATTTCTCTTTCCCGGACGCGCGGGATGAGGTACAGGCAGAACATTTAGAACGAGCCCAACGGGCTTATTTCGATTTCATATACGATCATACACATCTTAAGAAGGCACTAATCTTCACTAACAGCCGTTCGGATGCCGAGAGTGCTATTCTGGAAATGCGGCGGATAGCCGCAAAACGCGGAGAACGAGATGTATTTCACGTTCACCATGGGAGCATTTCCGCAATGCTGCGTGAAGAGACGGAAGCAGCATTGCGACAAGGCATAGGTCCTGCAGTCGCCGCCGCAACGCTGACTTTAGAGCTTGGCATCGATCTTGGCGATCTGGAGCGTGTGCTGCAGATTGGCGCACCTTATAGCTGCGCCAGCTTCGTACAGCGGCTGGGACGCTCCGGCCGCCGCGATGGCGCAGCATCCGAGATGATCTTCGTGACACCAGAGGAAGAGGATGAGGAAGCGCAGTTGCCTGCCCGCATGCCTTGGAGCCTGTTGCGAGCGATTGCGGTCATTGAGCTGTACGTCAAAGAGAAATGGGTCGAACCGCTGGTCGTACGGCAATTGCCTGTCGGGTTACTCTATCACCAGACGATGAGTATTTTGAAGAGCATGGGCGAAGCAGAGCCAGACGATTTAAGAGAGGCTGTGCTAAGCCTGCCATCTTTCCAAGGAATCGATCCTGAAGACTATGAGACTTTTATGACCTACATGTTGGGGATGGGACAGATTGAGCGGATGGACGAGGGAAATCTGCTCATTGGGCTGGCTGGTGAAAAGATCGTCAATAACTTCCGCTTCTACGCGGTATTCAAGGACGATGAGGAGCATGTCGTTTATAACGGAACTGAAGAAATTGGCTCCATTACCACGGTTCCGCCTCCAGGCTACTGCTTCACCTTAGCTGGCAAGCTATGGAAGGTCGAAGAGGTAGACACTCGTCATAAAGCAGTGTACGTCAAAACCTCCCGTGGTAAAGTGGATACCTTATGGCTTGGAACGGGAGGGGATGTACATACCCGTATTATGACGAAGATCCGTGAAGTTCTCGGGGAGACTGCCCTCTACTCTTATTTGGCCCCAAGTGCGGCAGCACGGCTGGAACGGGCTCGCCGTCTGGCCAAAGAGAGCGGCTTGCTTACGCGGTCTGTTCTGCCAGCGGGCGGTGATTCGATGTTCATCCTGCCTTGGGCGGGAAGCCGGCAGTTCCGCACCTTGGAACGTCTGCTTAAGAACAATCTGAAAGGTACACTCAAACTCCGTTCGATTGTACCGATGGAACCGTATTATATGGTTGTCGCGGGGAGCACGGATGCAGATACACTGGAAGCGGAGATCCTTGCAGAGAGTGCCGCCGCGACAGATCCTTTGTCTCTGCTATCTAAGGATGAAGCGCCTTATCTCGGAAAGTATGATGAGTTCATTCCGCACGAACTACTGCGTAAGGCATTTTCAATAGATGGACTTGATGTTCCAGGGTTAACTCATGTGCTGAAGCAATGGCGGCAGCCTACTTCCTGATTGCTGATATATTAGATTCGCTGAACCTCAATATCCATGGATGGCGAGCATTATAAAGATGTAATGAAAGAGGATATTTATTTAATTTCTGTGAGAAAATCACAACATGAGTGCGATTGAAATAAGCATGCCTCCCGCGAGGTTATATATCCATGGCGGGAGGCATCCGTTTTAATTGCGCAAGTAACTTTATGAATAAATTTAACATACCTAGAAAAAACAAACCTTAAACCTACATTTCCCGCCTTGATGGAAGCGCTTCAAAGAATGATAATAAACCTATCACTAAAACATCAATAACAGGGGGCATTAACGAATGGATAAAAAAAGAGTTAAACAATCAGCTACTTTTGCATTATCAGCTGCAATGGCACTAAGTTTAGCGGCTTGTGGAAATTCAAACAACAACAACGCCGACACCAGTACTAACGCCGCAACAAAGGCACCTGATAACGCAACAACTGCTCCAGCAAACACTGCAAGTGACAAAAAGGTCACTATCACTTTCCAAAATATTTATCCTGACCCTGCGACACCAGCTTACAAAATGATTCATGAACTGTCTGACGAGTATCACAAAGCTCATCCGAACGTAACCATTGAACTGGATACTTTGAATACAGATCAGCAAAAAGTGAAATTGAAAACACAAGCTGCTTCTAAAGAAATTCCTGATATCACGATCGTTAACCCGGCTGCACAAATGAAGCCTTTTGTAGATGCAGGATTGTTCTCACCACTGAACGACATGCTCGATCAAAACGGACTGAAAGATACTTACCAGGCAGGCTTGCTCGACTATTACAGCTTTGACAACAATGTGTACGCACTTCCTGATGGCAACAATATCGAAGTTGTGTACTACAACAAAGATCTGTTCGCCCAAGCTGGAATTGCAGCACCTCCGACAACTTACGATGAATTGCTCCAGGACGTTAAACTCCTGAAAGACAAAGGCATCACTCCACTGGCAATCGGTGAAAAAGATTCCTGGACTGGTTCATTCCTGTTCATGAATATCCTGCTTCGTACGAACGGCGGCCCTGGCTTCCTGAAAGACGTTGTAGACGGCAAGAAAACATTTGAAGATCCAGCATTCGTTGAAGCAGTTGATGCATTCCAGAAACTGGTTGCAGCTGGCGCATTCCCTGACGGTGCAACTTCCATCGATGCCAATGCGGGCGGTAACATCTTCAAATCCGGTAAAGCAGCTATGTGGGTAATCGGTACTTGGGAAACTGGCGCAATTGACGCTTCTTCTGTAGCTGGTAAAGTTGGAGCTTTCCAATTCCCTACAGTAGACGGTAAAGGCGATCCAAATGAATTCATGCTTGCACCAGGTAGTGCGTTTGCGGTATCCGCTAACAGCGAACACCTGCAGGAAACTAAAGATTTCCTCAACTTCTTCGCATCGAGTTATCCTAAAAAACAATTTGAGCTTAAAAATGCTGTAGGTCTGGGACAAAAAGTTGATGGAGACCTGAAAGCTGCTGGTTACTCTGATCTGGCTATCACTGTTGCCGGTCTGTTCAACCAAGTTAAAGGCGGCGACCTATCTTTTGACAATACGATGAACCCAGCAACATCACAAGTACACTTGAGCAGCATTCAAAATCTATTCGTACAAAA comes from Paenibacillus sp. 19GGS1-52 and encodes:
- a CDS encoding TerB N-terminal domain-containing protein, giving the protein MSNEGKQPHFTELVWESVEQNVAIPPRNSAEEAPPQKSSTNRIKSTSDDTVQLKLWDIETTQEPVTTTEGQFVLRAKELVQRSETVAALFVPFKSYWPTYGHMTGAQSNWYFYWRTEVRQGRFHKTDLSYIFLHVYELINGVGWEEPTDGYRQLCQLWEAYRDKYKRLDQYLGGWIADFSFVHKLDVPLSVIVARSRGLAGDLAELELMRCLSSAPEQLSFAVLTAMSDYDISKSKFYMGEGKEAAELYIPQVIALIDAYVTRKHGSNLLEMFPPAPPVLRERFLFRSAVYDISLYGYSVLVPVVRISKSVPLRSLITRLFRLTENKLRELLGYRGRLKGINVDDDMSSLVTRFLQREFHKLKQEEAGPVVVIDQGKLERLQTDSEIVRTLLTVNDKDIISETDESAVSSTASDAPITDLEEEPHDKEPVFEPVAETDPASTPAGAVTEWEQFTAALSPLQREALLTLKSDNGLMTIQQLAAESGTMPELLIDEINELAMDNLGDLLIDGEEIAEEFVPMLVYIKR
- a CDS encoding ATP-binding protein, yielding MNELKIPKRMTTAIVNSLTAGVVPRIGLEHIAVGRRPEVEAILRDMDNIAEGGAAFKLITGKFGSGKSFLLQIIRNYAMDRDFVVADADLSPERRLVGTKGQGLSTYRELMSHLSTRTRPDGGALEIILQKWIFSLQQAVMQEQGYSPDAPQLGEEVEKRIYAVTSEMRGLVHGFDFAKVLASYWNAHKLADDELKQDALRWLRGEFATRTEARKALGVGVIIDDDNWYEYMKLWAEFTAAIGYKGLLLFIDEGVNLYKITNSISRQSNYEKLLTMFNDTMQGKAESLGIFLGGTPQFVEDSRRGLFSYEALRSRLVAGRYGGTSMNNFTGPIIALDMLSHEEILVLLTKLRDIHALHYGYVALLSQEQLVHFMEEAVGRLGADELLTPREIVRDFMDLLHTLRQHPEISFEKLVGERTSTPADAEQSELDGFLAEFEL
- a CDS encoding DEAD/DEAH box helicase; the encoded protein is MSDNPFYRLAPFIKEFIYKNRWETLREAQVDACRVLFDTPHHLLIASGTASGKTEAAFFPALTELYERPSTSVGILYIAPLKALINDQFTRLNDLLREGNIPVWHWHGDVPQADKTKLMQNPSGVLQITPESLEGLLMNRPNAIPALFQDLRFIVVDEVHAFMGADRGIQVLSQLARISRMAGCTPRRIGLSATLSDYASVTEWLRAGTRESVEVSAPQGGRKLRLSVEHFSFPDARDEVQAEHLERAQRAYFDFIYDHTHLKKALIFTNSRSDAESAILEMRRIAAKRGERDVFHVHHGSISAMLREETEAALRQGIGPAVAAATLTLELGIDLGDLERVLQIGAPYSCASFVQRLGRSGRRDGAASEMIFVTPEEEDEEAQLPARMPWSLLRAIAVIELYVKEKWVEPLVVRQLPVGLLYHQTMSILKSMGEAEPDDLREAVLSLPSFQGIDPEDYETFMTYMLGMGQIERMDEGNLLIGLAGEKIVNNFRFYAVFKDDEEHVVYNGTEEIGSITTVPPPGYCFTLAGKLWKVEEVDTRHKAVYVKTSRGKVDTLWLGTGGDVHTRIMTKIREVLGETALYSYLAPSAAARLERARRLAKESGLLTRSVLPAGGDSMFILPWAGSRQFRTLERLLKNNLKGTLKLRSIVPMEPYYMVVAGSTDADTLEAEILAESAAATDPLSLLSKDEAPYLGKYDEFIPHELLRKAFSIDGLDVPGLTHVLKQWRQPTS
- a CDS encoding extracellular solute-binding protein, encoding MDKKRVKQSATFALSAAMALSLAACGNSNNNNADTSTNAATKAPDNATTAPANTASDKKVTITFQNIYPDPATPAYKMIHELSDEYHKAHPNVTIELDTLNTDQQKVKLKTQAASKEIPDITIVNPAAQMKPFVDAGLFSPLNDMLDQNGLKDTYQAGLLDYYSFDNNVYALPDGNNIEVVYYNKDLFAQAGIAAPPTTYDELLQDVKLLKDKGITPLAIGEKDSWTGSFLFMNILLRTNGGPGFLKDVVDGKKTFEDPAFVEAVDAFQKLVAAGAFPDGATSIDANAGGNIFKSGKAAMWVIGTWETGAIDASSVAGKVGAFQFPTVDGKGDPNEFMLAPGSAFAVSANSEHLQETKDFLNFFASSYPKKQFELKNAVGLGQKVDGDLKAAGYSDLAITVAGLFNQVKGGDLSFDNTMNPATSQVHLSSIQNLFVQKVDSATVAKEHQTAFEANK